From the genome of Loxodonta africana isolate mLoxAfr1 chromosome 19, mLoxAfr1.hap2, whole genome shotgun sequence:
gctgacattttgattagtagCACAGCCTTAGCCATTTATGCCCTCCAGAGACTCCAAGGTACAGgattcctctttcttccttttggttgcAATGAGCTATTAGGCAGAAGGCACCAATGGTGAAATTACTGTGGCTCTCCAGGGCATCACATTCAAAAGGAAGTTATCCataagaaaaaaaggtatttttttaaatacaaaaataaaaatcaggaggacattatgctgagtgaagtaagtcaatcacaaaaggacaaatactgtatgagaccgtAACTGTAAAAcctcatgagaaggtttacacacaaaaagaaacaatctttgatggctacaagagAGGGGATTGGTGGGGATGgaaaagggtaagacagtacacagtactggggaagccagcacaactggtcCAAGGCAGGGtcacagaagctccatagacacatccaaactccctgagggatggaactgctggactgagggctgtggggaccatggtctcaggtgacatttagctcaattgacataacataatttataaagaaaatgttctatgctctactttggtgagtagcgtctggggtcttaaaagactgtgagtggccacctaggatattccactggtctcactcctttgggaccaaggaagaatcaagaaaactaacgacacaaggaaaagattagtccaaaggactaatggaccacatctactacggcctccaccagactgagtcctgtacaactaaatggtgccaggctaccaccactgactgctctgacaaggatcccaatagagggtcccagacacagctagagaaaaatgtagagcaaaattctaactcaaaaagaaagaccagacttacgcctgacagagactggagaaaccctgagagtctggctcccctgacaccctttcagctcagtaatgaagtcactcctgaggttcactcttcagccaaagattggacaggcccataaaacaaaacaagacgaaaggggcacaccagtccaggggcagtgactaggaggcaggagggaacaggaaagctggtaatagggaacccaaggttgaaaaaggggagtgttgacatgttgtgggcttgttaactaatgtcatagtACAATGCCtatactgactgtttaatgagaaactagattgttctgtaaaccttcacctaaagtacaataaaaattgaaagaaaaaaaaaagaatgttattAAAAATCAACTATCAGAGAGAATTTTTCTTAAAGTTCCTTTGTGGTCATTTCTATTAGTATAGAATGTGAGCATCAAATTTCAATTCAACTATCAATGCAAAGTCTGGGTTTTTAAATATAGTACTTCTTATAAGGTTTTttataaggaggcctggtgacacagtggttaggtgcacagcttctaactgaaaagtcggaggttcgaacccaccagcggatctgcaggagaaagatgtagcaatctgcttccataaagatttacagccttggaaaccctgtagggcagttctactctgtcctacagggacatcatgagtcggaattgactcaacagccatggaatgGGTACTTCTTATATTAAAATATTGTCCTTGAtgtgtttctttctctttgcaTGACTGCTGGAAACATTTCCTGCAATCTTTTTAGAGAATTACAAACACTCCTAAAAATCATGTTTgtattatttgaaataaaaaaacgtgggggaaaaaaaaaagcaacagaacAGGAATCCTTTTGTTGATAAAGCCTGAAGGACTGTCTTTAGAACTGCAGGCTGAACAGTTACTTGACTGTTTACTCAGGAATAGAATAATTTCGTGGCTTTGAAATGAACTGTTATAGAATAAGAAAGATCCCCACTTTTCTGGCATCAAAATATACATTACACTTAAAACCAGCCTGCTTTATCCAATGAAAATACCAAATAATTGAAATTTTGCTAATAGATTTCTTGCtcccaacataaaattacaaacatCAAATCTTTGGTCTAATACTTAAGTACTTAGAAATCTTACATTAAAtacttcatgttgttgttgtgtgctgctgagtcgattccaactcatagcaaccctataggacagagtagaactgccccataggattttctaggctgttttttctttacaggaacagatcgccaggcctttctcccacagagcagctggtgggttcaaactgccaatctttcagtaagcagcctagtgcttagccattgtgctacCGAGGCTCCTTAAATACTTCATACCAACCTATTACTGTGTAACAATATTTTCATCTATAATTTTGGCAGGATTTGAAATTAAAGCTCTTCAGAGGTGAATGAAAAAACTGTCTGGCATTTGGCCATCTTCATGTTAAAAAGTACACAGTTTAAGAGGAGTTGAATGAACATGAGACAAAACAATGACTATAAAAATTCAAATTATTctattataaaaatttatataaagtAGACCACAAATAGAATAAAAACAGAGCTAAACaagtatataaaacatttcaaATGAATAAGAGAGAAAACCTTATCAGCTTGCTGCAAGTTATTCATCTTTTAGATATACGCTTTACTTCCCACACAAACATACAATACTGATTTCGATTACATTCAATTAAGctgtaaaatattaaatattatttttaaaaggcaaCATATGCAAACAGATTCTCAAACTCAAGAAGTCACAGATACTTGCAAAGTGATCGTCAAAATCTTTGTGCATTTGTTAATAAAACCACAAATCCAGAATATAAAATCTCCCAGAAATTACCTAACCACTCAGTTACTTAAATAATACTTAGCTTCAGGGATtatataaagagaaaattcaaccTTAGTTACATACGAGGTTTCATACGCAAATGGGTTTTACAATATACCTTAGGTATgaacaaaccaaaccaactgcttaTTCCTTAAGCCTTCCTGTACTCTGCTGGAACTCAAAAGGATGTTAACAACTTCATGATTtcatagaaaaataatttttgtattgttgaaattaaaaataatttttcttttcaactCCAAAAGTTTTCACTATTCAGTCCAAAGCTTCTAGATAACACTTCTCCAAtacttatttatttcatttaaaaagaaaagaattctaTCTGGGACCACACTTAATTGTTAAGGGTCCATTCTCCCCAAGAAATTCCCTCCCAGAACTGCTCTGACCTTTCACAAATAAACTCTTaatgcaactgtttttgaagaaAAGTTTTCTAACAGACAACTGCACTCACTCCTCTTGCTCATTTAAGAACAGACTGTAGTTATTCTGTGACAAACCGATATTATTCTTTGGGTAACGTCCACACGTGTACTGATGACATACAAAAGTATCTGCTAATACCTGAAAACTGAGATGAATGGTATCAATTTAGACACTAAGGATTCTATTTGCATGATGACTGCTGACGTTGACTGCTGGTTAAGGAAGAAGTACTGTGCTGATTAATGCCGTTAGTCCATAAGTAACCATGTGTACACTTTTTCCCAACACTATGTTTAAATGTCACATATTATATATTTCACAGTAAGGACCTAGATTCGGTTAATCTGCTCTCCATCTATAATCAGTCACAACAGTCGGACTCTGACAAATGATcaccccatttttaaaaaattcacaaaTTTGTGCTTTCTCACCCTTTCTGGACAAAATCCAGCCAgaagattaaaaaatacattCCATAGAATGACTCCCCCAAACAAATCAGTCCCCCAGAAGTACAAGATGAGACTGCTGCTTTGGAAATATTTCCTGTGGGAAATGAATAACCAGGTTAAAAATAACCTTCTATGTATCTGTATCTTTCCAGACCCTTCCCAGCCCAGATCCTGCCTTACAGTTTCTACCACTAGCCCTGAAAGGTGGGAAAACCTTTTATTCTCAAGCAGAtactttcagtttctttttcttggcCTTCAGCACGGGAGGCAGAGAAATCTTAAATGCTGTCCTGAAATGAGAGGGGAAAACATTTTTTAACGCTGTCATCTCTAAACAGTGAGCCACCCACGCAGCCTCAGAGATACTCACTCGCATGTAGTACAGATAGGGCTGAAGTTGCAGAATACTGTGGATTTAGAGGGGGGAAAAGCAGGGTGATTTAAAAAGCACACAGTTGAGATATTTACTGCCCTCCCCGACAACACAGAAAAAGGGCAAAACAAAATAGGTCCCTGAACGTACTTGACAAGCACACAGAACAGACATAGCCAATCTCAATGAGGTTCCGATGACAGAAGCAGGCAGCCCTATAGTCAACGTGAATCGGGGGCGGGAGGATTAGCTGAGATCTCTGGTCTTGATCAGGAAGGAAAACCCACTGTAGGAAAAAGCAAGACACTTTTCCTTAAAATAAGGATAACCAAGagtctgaaaggaaaaaaaaaaaaatgttgctgtcgagttgattctactcatagtgaccctacaggacagagcagaactgccccacaaggttttctaggctgtaatctttatgggagcagacagccaggtcttttctccagtgaagTGGCTCGTgtgttcgagctgccaacctttaggttaacagccaagcgcttaaccactgcaccaccgggactCCTTAACCAGGAGTCAGGACATAGATATTTGTCAGCTAACACCCAGGGGGATAATAAATTAGGATTTTCCTTAAAAATCTATTGAGAAGTGAACTTTTTATTCATAATTACTGAGTAGGGTCCCTGGAACGTgcaattggttaagtgctcgactactaattAAAAAGTTCagcccacctggaggcaccttagaagacaggcctggtgttctgcttctgaaaggtcatagcgtTGAAAACCCCGTAAAGCACAGTTCTGTGCTGCACATACGGAGTTGccgtgagttgcaatcgacttgacggcacctggttTTTTCAGTTTAATTACTGACCACCTATTACATATAGGCAGTGCTGTATGAACAGTCATACAACATTCTGCATTTGGTTTATAGGGCTGGAGACTACCTGAAGCCCCTCCTCCTAAGCCACcatttcttcctctccttcaaTTACTCGCATTAGCCATCTTGCTCCCATCCAGTCCACAGGACACAGTGGTCTTACTCCCCTCAGGTATTAGGTTCACTGTTCACATGTCCTTACCAGCAAATACTGCAGAAGGGAGGGCATCTGAGGCACCTTCAAGTACAGTCCTCCTGTGATGTCACAAgcctacaagacacacaaagGGGTCACTGCCACATAAAGGCACACTTAGCTTTTCCAGGTGTGTGCAGTTCTGACCAGTAATTCTTTAGGTCTTCTAAAGTAGAGGGGGGTATGACACAgcatattaacagggaactgtctctacacgaaccacagcctaaTCTACCCCGAGAccggaagaactacatggtgcctggctactactaccaaccattctgatcagggccacagtagaaggaccctgatagaacaggagaaaaatgaggactagaacctcaaattcctttaaaaaaaaaaacaaaaaaaaaactgacttacCTGACTGTAAGACTAGAGGATTCCCtgagactattaccctgagatactctttaaatttTGAAACAAAACTAGCCCCTCCAgttaccttttagctaaataatagattggcttcaCAAAATAAGtatcacccttgagtactgtgctcctttaaaaaaaaatccatatgagaccaaatggtcaacaattacttcaaAAACAATGATGAGAATGCAAGGAGGCAGAGAAACTAAgttaacagaaacagaacaaccagcaTGGGaacaatgagaatgttcacacattgtgacaaatgtaaccaatgtcagtgAACAgtgtgtgtagaaattgttgagtgggaACCTAAACTCCTCTGTAAATTCAccaaaaacattatttttttaaaaaaagagagaactatCTCCTAGAGTAAGCAAGGGCCAGGCACTTCCAGCTACCTCCCAAGATATTCAGGTCCCTTACTTTTCCCCCAGGCCAACACCCTTTGACCATTTGGAGTTTGTAGTGCGGGTCTGTCTATGCCCTTTCTCCTGTATGATTGCTaccaataaatttttattgttgtcatgTTTACTCATTTTTATCATGTATTTTTAATAGCagctttgttgaggtataattcacatgccataaaGTTTGGTGTTCAATTCAGTGGTTACTACTATACTTATAGGTATGCAGCCACCACCACTATCTAACTCCAGAACGTATTTATCACCCAAGAAGAAACCCTGGATCCGTTACCAGTCACCCCCTCTTCGCAGCCCCCAGCCTCCAGCAACCATtaacctactttctgtctgtatagGTCTGCCTGTTacggcatttcatataaatggaataaacagtatgtggtcttctgtgtctggcttctttcactaagcATCATGTTTTGAAGGTTCATTCATGTCGCAGCATGTATCAACACcacataacttttaaaaaatttagatataatttacataaaattcaCTGTCTTAAAATGTGTGGTTCATTGGTTTATAGAACATTCACTATGTTGTTCAACCTTCACccctatctaattccagaatagTCCCTTCATGCCCCAAAGGAAACTCCACACCTATTAGTGGTCTGTCCTACTTCCTTCTCCTCACCGCAgcaaccactaacctactttctgtctccatggatTTGCCTATCCTGGACACTTCACGTAAATGGATCATAcactatgtggccttttgtgtctggcttctttcacttagcatcatgttttcaaggttcctccacATTCtaccatgtatcagaacttccttatatagctgaataatattccactgtatggatataccacattttatttctctactcatctgttaataaacatttgggttattttcacttttttggctatcatgaataacaTTCCCAGGAACATTCGTGTACCAGTTTCTATGTGGATGTATGTTTCCATTTCTCCTGGCtatatacctagcagtggaattgctgagtcatatcgtaactctgtgtttaacattttgaggaactgccagacgaTTTTCCAAAGTACctgcagcattttacattcccaccagcaatgaatgagggtgccagtttctccacatcctcgacaacacttgttattgtctgtctttgaTTGTAGCCAACCTAGTgtgtatgaagtggtatctcactgtgctTTTGACCTGCGTTTCCCTaatgactgaagaattgatgcctttgaattctggtgttggcaaagaatattgaacatactatggactgccagaagaacaaacacatctgtcatagaagaagtacaaccagaatgctccttagaagcaaggatggcgagactttgtctcacatactttggacatatcatcaggagggaccaggatatcatgcttggtaaagtagagggtcagcaaaaaagaggaagaccttcaatgagatggattcacacagtggctgcaacaatgggatcaaacatacaatgattgtgaggatggcacaggactgggcagtgtttcattctgttgtacacagggtcactatgagtcagaacggactcaacggcacctaacaacaacgatgaccaatgatgttaagcatcttcCTGTGTGCTTACTGGCcacctgtatatcttctttgaagaaatatctactcatatcctttgcccattttttaactgggttatctgtctttttactGAGTTGAGTATGATGCTATTTTCACAAAAAATTTTCTGAGTGTGacctgaaaggtcggcggttcgaaaccaccagtggctctgtgggagaaaggtgtggcagtctgcttcggtagaaatgtacagcctcagaaaccttatggggttgccatgagtcggaactgacttgacagcagtgggtttggcttttggtaatATTAACAATGGTAATTTTTGGATGACGGGATTATAAGGCTATTTTGGACTTCTTAAGTTATTTTTAGCACATTGGCCACTTTCACAAAGTCGACCATGTCTACACAAAAGACAAATGAAAGCTTGAAAGGGACCAGAGATGTTAGTGCTCTAATCTGTAGAACCACACAAGGCTAATCCCTAAAGACGTGTGAAGACTGGTGAAAGGCATTTAactacaaccaaaaaaccaaacccaacccgtagctgtcaagtcgattccaactcataatgaccctacaggacaggacagaactgtcccatagggtttccaaggagcactggtggatttgaactgccgacctcttggttagcagccgagctctttacgcTAGTAACATGCCACACTTTCCTAATCACTAAAACCCAGcatacttttaaaacatacctGTTGGAGGAGTCCTGAATCGGAGTCTAAAACACAGGCATCAATCAAAATACTCTGAAATGAACACTTAAAATTATTATAAGAATAATAGCAATAACGCCTACCTACAATTGCACATACTAAGTACCAGGCTCTGCTCTTAAAATGCTGTAGCTCATTTAATAGGAATCACTCTGCAAGGGAGATGTGCCATTCGCAGTCTGCAGCTGAAGCACCCAGGACTTGGCCAGGCTGTGGTCCCAGAGCTGTAAGCCCTGGTCTGCCTGTCTCTGAAACTCGTGCTCTGTCCACTACATGGCATTGCCACTTCAAGCTGGAAGATATCATGCGTGACTCTAAGAGCCATGTTAGGTTACCACTTAAGTTTCAAggaagttttggtttttttttaacacatccaagaaaaaaaattgtattggCGATAATACACCTCAACATCACAGTTATTTGCAAAGTGAAAATACCAAATCTTTATAAACCTCACAAAAATAAACAGAGAAGTTGAGGCAAGGTTTATGGAGCAAATTCTAAGGTCAGAGGTTCTCAGCCTGGGGGCCAAGGGTGCGTTAAAAGGGCTTACATGAACACCACAAAACTACATGCAAAACTCTGAGTACAAGAGTGTCTGGGACAGGGCCCATCAAAGGACCCATCATATTCTCAAGGGGTTCAGGACCCAAAATAGAAAATGACTACTAAAACCTATtgtgtcgagccgattccaactcacagcgaaccCTGCATGACAgcgcagagctgccccatggggccCCCAAGGCCgcaacctttacagaaacagactgccacatctttctcccacggatgCTGGTAGGTTcgacctgccgaccttttagttaacagccaggTGCTGAACCAccgcaacaccagggctccttaaaatgacTACAACTGTGAACTGATTTCTTAATCCACTAACCAGGCTATCTAGTCAAAATACCTAAGTTGGTCATCCAAACACTGAAATTAATTCCTTTCTCATGaaacaaaatattctttaaaaggtGGGCTCTCAATTCACCTGTTTCTGGGCCGCGAAGATTACATTCATGAAGTTCATATACTGCAAAGCACTGTCTTCTGCAGCTTTAATCACCTGAAAAACCGTGTCTCTGTTAACGCCTCCAGGCACATCCCGACACTCCCACTCAAGTGCCATCATGATACACTGCGAACTATACCCAAAATCATGTTTCCTAATCTGTTTCCTACTTACCAATATTGACCAATACCTGAAAGTATAAAGATGACAGCAAAAATTACCTCCAAACCCCAATGGCCAGAGATAATGCTTGTTAATGGTTTGAtgaatatctttctagatagcaTCTATATGGGCATTAATACACTCGCCCCAAAAATATACACACCCCCCcaaaacacacatacacccaaaacacacacacacggaaaacACACACTCACATCCCAAAATCTACTTCTGTCAATGACTTTGGATGATCTCATCCTTGATGACTTGACAGATTCCCACATTTAACCAATCATCCCTAAAGGACAGCCAGGCAGTTTCCAGCGTCTCAGTTTTAAACAGTGCTCTGATGAACACCATCATATACCCTTTGCACACTTCTCTTAATTATCTCCTGAAGATAATCAGGGAGGCTGCTAAAGCGTATGCACCTTCAATTTTTGTGCAGATTATTAAATTACCTCCAGAAAAGTTATGCCAAAGTAACCCGTCCCCAGTGTTGCTATCAACCCAGGGAACTGCTGGATTTGTCATTTTTGCTGAGCggtaagcaaacaacaaaaagctCGTTATTTTACACTTACGCTTCTTTGCTTACTAGTAAGGctgaacatatttttaaatgctaACCGCCATTTGcgttttttcttttggagtctgcTCATGTCTTCTGCCCATGTTTATAGAGTGGAACTTGTCTTTTGAAATTTAACTGATGAGAGTTCCTCTGTCAGGTAGGTAGGCTGAAAATACCTTCCTAATAGTTTTTCTTTCATccttgttttggggtttttatttTATGGAGTAGTAATCTTTCAAGTTCCACATCCTCCTTGGAAAGACATTCAACTCACCACCAAAGACTGTAAACACCTATTTTCTTCCAGCACTTTTGCACCTtgcatttttacatttaaatgcTTGATCTTTTCCGAAATGTGTTTAGGTGTAATCGGTGAGATAAGGATCAGCTTTACTTTTTCTCCTCAACAGCCAACCAATTAGCCCAGCCTCTTTTATTAATACCTTTTCTTTCCACTAATTTGAAGAGAGTCCTTTATCACAAATCAGATTCCCATATGCACTTGGCTTTACTTTTAGTCTCTTCCACCTTCTATTTGCCTGTAAGTACACCATGCTTTAGGATGTGCTATAATACCTAACAGGGCAAGCTCCTACCTACTGTTCTCTTTCACAAAGTCCTTAGCGATTCTCATTGACTTATTCTTCCAGGTCAacttttgaatttcttttttactCTGAGACTGCACTGAATTCACAGCTTAATTTAAGAAAAATTGACATCCGAGAGCAAAATATTTCTCTCCATTTATTGAATTCTTTCATGTCTCTCAGAGTCTGGGAACTTTCGTTCATGTCCATTTTATACACTGCTTGCTATTTCTAGATACTTaatatttatttcttctattGTAAATGGAGTCTAATTCcccattttgttttctaactggCTATAGTTGGTATATGAAAACAgtactgatttttaaaatcttaCCAATATCCTTGACTTCATTTCCTGATTAtctgtaaaaagaaataaaaagactacAATTTAATGGAGCCTTACGAAATACATAAATAAGGTTTTCTAAccaatttttggaaaccctggtggcatagtggttaagtgctacggctgctaccctaaaggtcggcagtttgaatccaccaggcactcctcggaaactctatgaggcagttctactgtgtcctatagagtcactatgagtcggaattgactcgacagcactgggtttttactggGAACTGATGTTTAAATAGTCCACCATCCTTAGGGCGGTAAGGTAAGTAAGATTATAGTTCTCCCAGGAAAACAAAGACTCTTACCTTTGACTTCCTTGTTCATTCTATGAATGTCTTATTTTATTAgcattaaggaaaaagaaaaaatttatttaataaatatttataccaAACAGAAAAATAGCCTCAAATTTTAGTTACACAAACCCAGCACCCACCTAATGAAAAAAGGAAATGCCCCTCTTTCCATGATGAAGACACAAGCAAGACTTCTCGGGGGTTCCACCAGATCCCAGATTTGAATATGGGGACCACAAGTAAATCAACAAGCCAATAATACGAGGTAACTCTGAATACTGTAGAGGTGACCAGGCACCCCAAATCATAGTCTAGGACAAAGGACTCACTGCATTCTGCCAATGATAAACCACACAAGACTGGGGGAACTTCCTACAAACGTGGATACGATTAGAAAGCTGTTCTTGCTCCAATGCTAAGTCCCAGACATCCCAGTCACTGTGGAGAAGTAGCTACTCACTTATGAAGCCTCAGGGTCAGCAAATGGCTTTTAAAATCAAATACTGCCCCTACCTCaagaaagatgaggaaaaaaagaaaaaccaatccAATGTATAAAAATAAGAAGGAAACATTCCAAAGCAGCATTCATTGTGGGCaggacagactggagaaaccagttttctatttcttcccATTTCCAGTCTTTACAGTTCATCTTATAACAACTCAAAGCCAAGATCAATTATTTTTTGATTGCCCACCACTTTAGAATACTCAGGCCTCCCATTCTTGTGGACAGGCAGGGTTCTAAGAAATAGCACAAGTTAAAATCTGCTTATTCCGGAAGGTGCAGCcttcatggcacagtggttaagtgccagaaggcttatcaaaaggttggcagttcaaagccacgaGCCGCTCAGTGggtgaaagatatggcagtctgcttccgtaaagatgacgacctaggaaactctatggggcagttctactctgtcctacagggtagctatgactcGAAAtgaactcaacaacaatgggattTTTTATTACAGAAGACACTGCCAGGATGATTAAAGAAAGGATACAGCAGAGGGCTTTGGCGAGGGACCCTGCCAGCAGAGTTTCCATGTGTTGACCCTttatgtcacctgcaaataacaacaacattaaaaaggaaatttttaaGTACTTTCTTGTTCTCAAATCATTTTCAAACCAAGGCATTCTCTTCCATGACTGAAATCAAACAATGACATTTCAAACTGGTTTTTAAAAACATTCTGAAtagaaagcagagactcaaacagattcttgtacaccagtgttcacagcgggactattcacaacagccaaacgGTGGATGCATCCCAAGCTTCCATCGACAGAGAAATGGATAAAGCAAATGTGGTGTCCAGCCATAGAATGGAGGAGAATTCAGCCATTAAGAGgaacgaagtcctgatacacacTACAACATGGACAAAACTTGAACACATGATGCTTTTGAGAACAATAACCTTGAAGGCTAGGTGGAAGGACTTGAATGGGGAGAGACAGGGGTCAGAAGAGCAGTTAAAAGTTATTGGAATCATCTAGAGCTGCAGCTTTCAGCCTGAGGAGTTTTGGCCCCCAGGGCACGTTGAGCAATGTCTGAAGACATATTCGGTTGTCACGACTggaggggtgctactggcatctagtgggtggaggccagggatgccacTTAACATCCTGCAATGCACAGAACAAGCCCCCATGACAAGGAATCATCCTGCTCAAAATGCCAACAGTGCAGAGGCTGAGAAAGCCCTGACCTGGATGACAGATAACCAGGGTTCAGATTCTGGAGATACTTCTGATGCGAAATTGGTAAGATTTCATAGCTGATTAGATGTTGGATGTAAGGAGGAGTCAAAAAAGGcaaatgctctgaatttggaaaaCTAGGTGGGTTAGGATGACAGAAATGGGGAATGGAAATGACGATGTTGTTCGGGGGAAAAGATAATGAAACGAGTTGGGGACGCTAACGTTAAAGAGCCTGCAGGGACCCTAAGAGGAGACATCTGCAGCTAGAAAGACAGACCGCACTCAGAGACGCGGACTGGGAGGT
Proteins encoded in this window:
- the GTF2H3 gene encoding general transcription factor IIH subunit 3 isoform X5; this encodes MHSFIRSLEDELNLLVIIVDTNPIWWGKQALKESQFTLSKCIDAVMVLGNSHLFMNRSNKLAVIASHIHESRFLYPGKNGRLGDFFGEASNPPSEFNPSGSKDGKYELLTAANEVIAEEIKDLMTKNIHRMNKEVKDNQEMKSRILVIKAAEDSALQYMNFMNVIFAAQKQCSFQSILIDACVLDSDSGLLQQACDITGGLYLKVPQMPSLLQYLLWVFLPDQDQRSQLILPPPIHVDYRAACFCHRNLIEIGYVCSVCLSIFCNFSPICTTCETAFKISLPPVLKAKKKKLKVSA
- the GTF2H3 gene encoding general transcription factor IIH subunit 3 isoform X1 — protein: MHSFIRSLEDELNLLVIIVDTNPIWWGKQALKESQFTLSKCIDAVMVLGNSHLFMNRSNKLAVIASHIHESRFLYPGKNGRLGDFFGEASNPPSEFNPSGSKDGKYELLTAANEVIAEEIKDLMTKSDIKGQHMETLLAGSLAKALCYIHRMNKEVKDNQEMKSRILVIKAAEDSALQYMNFMNVIFAAQKQCSFQSILIDACVLDSDSGLLQQACDITGGLYLKVPQMPSLLQYLLWVFLPDQDQRSQLILPPPIHVDYRAACFCHRNLIEIGYVCSVCLSIFCNFSPICTTCETAFKISLPPVLKAKKKKLKVSA
- the GTF2H3 gene encoding general transcription factor IIH subunit 3 isoform X4, with the translated sequence MVSDEDELNLLVIIVDTNPIWWGKQALKESQFTLSKCIDAVMVLGNSHLFMNRSNKLAVIASHIHESRFLYPGKNGRLGDFFGEASNPPSEFNPSGSKDGKYELLTAANEVIAEEIKDLMTKSDIKGQHMETLLAGSLAKALCYIHRMNKEVKDNQEMKSRILVIKAAEDSALQYMNFMNVIFAAQKQSILIDACVLDSDSGLLQQACDITGGLYLKVPQMPSLLQYLLWVFLPDQDQRSQLILPPPIHVDYRAACFCHRNLIEIGYVCSVCLSIFCNFSPICTTCETAFKISLPPVLKAKKKKLKVSA
- the GTF2H3 gene encoding general transcription factor IIH subunit 3 isoform X2, whose product is MHSFIRSLEDELNLLVIIVDTNPIWWGKQALKESQFTLSKCIDAVMVLGNSHLFMNRSNKLAVIASHIHESRFLYPGKNGRLGDFFGEASNPPSEFNPSGSKDGKYELLTAANEVIAEEIKDLMTKSDIKGQHMETLLAGSLAKALCYIHRMNKEVKDNQEMKSRILVIKAAEDSALQYMNFMNVIFAAQKQSILIDACVLDSDSGLLQQACDITGGLYLKVPQMPSLLQYLLWVFLPDQDQRSQLILPPPIHVDYRAACFCHRNLIEIGYVCSVCLSIFCNFSPICTTCETAFKISLPPVLKAKKKKLKVSA
- the GTF2H3 gene encoding general transcription factor IIH subunit 3 isoform X6, which codes for MVLGNSHLFMNRSNKLAVIASHIHESRFLYPGKNGRLGDFFGEASNPPSEFNPSGSKDGKYELLTAANEVIAEEIKDLMTKSDIKGQHMETLLAGSLAKALCYIHRMNKEVKDNQEMKSRILVIKAAEDSALQYMNFMNVIFAAQKQCSFQSILIDACVLDSDSGLLQQACDITGGLYLKVPQMPSLLQYLLWVFLPDQDQRSQLILPPPIHVDYRAACFCHRNLIEIGYVCSVCLSIFCNFSPICTTCETAFKISLPPVLKAKKKKLKVSA
- the GTF2H3 gene encoding general transcription factor IIH subunit 3 isoform X3 gives rise to the protein MVSDEDELNLLVIIVDTNPIWWGKQALKESQFTLSKCIDAVMVLGNSHLFMNRSNKLAVIASHIHESRFLYPGKNGRLGDFFGEASNPPSEFNPSGSKDGKYELLTAANEVIAEEIKDLMTKSDIKGQHMETLLAGSLAKALCYIHRMNKEVKDNQEMKSRILVIKAAEDSALQYMNFMNVIFAAQKQCSFQSILIDACVLDSDSGLLQQACDITGGLYLKVPQMPSLLQYLLWVFLPDQDQRSQLILPPPIHVDYRAACFCHRNLIEIGYVCSVCLSIFCNFSPICTTCETAFKISLPPVLKAKKKKLKVSA